In Opitutus sp. ER46, one DNA window encodes the following:
- a CDS encoding acetyl-CoA carboxylase carboxyltransferase subunit alpha — MESPLYVLEFEKPLRELMKQLDELRQRSIETNVDLRAEIQAIESKIESTQRDIYSNLSPWQKVQIARHPKRPYALDYVGMICENFQELHGDRQYNDDRALVGGTAYFDGQAVMIVAQQKGRDPKERMARNFGMPKPEGYRKAIRLMRLAEKFGIPVLTFIDTPGAFPGVESEERHVSEAIAYNLREMSLLKTPTVSIVVGEGGSGGALGIGVTDRVLIFENSYYSVISPEGCAAILWKDSAAAPRAAEALKVSADHLEKLGVVDEVVPEPLGGAHHDPQQAASALKYIIQKHLNDLRGLSTDQLLDARYQRYRHLGVYEEAGKVKS, encoded by the coding sequence ATGGAATCCCCACTCTACGTCCTGGAATTCGAAAAGCCGCTCCGCGAGCTGATGAAGCAGCTGGACGAGCTTCGCCAGCGTTCGATCGAAACGAACGTCGATCTGCGCGCCGAGATCCAGGCAATCGAGTCCAAGATCGAAAGCACCCAGCGGGACATCTACTCCAACCTCTCGCCCTGGCAGAAGGTGCAGATCGCGCGTCATCCGAAACGCCCCTACGCCCTCGATTACGTCGGGATGATCTGTGAGAACTTTCAGGAGCTGCATGGCGATCGGCAGTACAACGACGACCGCGCCTTGGTGGGCGGCACCGCGTACTTCGACGGTCAGGCGGTGATGATCGTGGCCCAGCAGAAAGGCCGTGACCCCAAGGAGCGCATGGCCCGGAATTTCGGCATGCCCAAGCCCGAGGGCTACCGAAAGGCCATTCGCCTCATGCGCCTCGCGGAGAAGTTTGGCATCCCGGTGCTCACCTTTATCGACACCCCCGGAGCGTTCCCCGGCGTCGAGTCCGAGGAGCGCCACGTCTCGGAGGCGATCGCGTATAACCTTCGCGAGATGTCGCTGTTGAAGACGCCCACGGTCTCCATCGTCGTCGGCGAGGGCGGCTCGGGCGGCGCCCTTGGGATCGGCGTCACCGATCGCGTGCTGATCTTCGAAAACAGCTACTACTCCGTCATCTCACCCGAAGGCTGCGCCGCCATTCTCTGGAAGGATTCCGCCGCCGCGCCCAGGGCGGCCGAAGCATTGAAGGTCAGCGCCGATCACCTCGAGAAGCTCGGCGTCGTGGACGAGGTCGTGCCGGAGCCGCTCGGCGGCGCCCACCACGACCCGCAACAGGCCGCGAGCGCGCTGAAGTACATCATCCAGAAGCATCTCAACGACCTGCGCGGACTCTCCACCGACCAGTTGCTCGACGCCCGTTACCAGCGCTACCGGCACCTCGGCGTGTACGAGGAAGCCGGCAAGGTGAAGAGCTGA
- a CDS encoding TIGR00282 family metallophosphoesterase gives MLKLLFIGDIVGRPGREIILEKLGRLRLDMGLDFVIANAENAAAGAGITGSIAKSLLEAGVDAITLGDHVWDQRGWETEITQVDKVCRPANLPAKCPGWDHVIIETRGFRVAVFTVLGRSFMNTKADCPFLTADRLIDQLKAQADAIIVEIHAEATSEKQALGWYLDGRVTAVVGTHTHVPTADARVLPRGTAFMCDLGMTGPYTSVLGRVVDPIIARFMDGMPRRVEVATEDVRISGALIEIDASMANARSIELVTVRR, from the coding sequence ATGCTCAAGCTGCTCTTTATCGGTGACATCGTGGGTCGTCCGGGCCGGGAGATCATCCTGGAGAAGTTGGGGCGCCTGCGGCTCGATATGGGCTTGGATTTCGTGATCGCGAACGCGGAGAACGCGGCCGCCGGGGCGGGCATCACGGGGTCGATTGCCAAATCGCTGCTCGAGGCGGGCGTCGACGCGATCACGCTGGGTGACCACGTCTGGGACCAGCGGGGCTGGGAAACGGAGATTACCCAGGTGGACAAGGTCTGCCGGCCCGCAAATCTCCCGGCGAAGTGCCCCGGGTGGGATCACGTGATTATCGAGACGCGCGGCTTCCGCGTGGCCGTGTTTACGGTGCTTGGCCGCAGCTTCATGAACACGAAGGCAGACTGCCCGTTCCTGACGGCGGATCGCCTCATCGATCAACTCAAGGCGCAGGCGGACGCGATCATCGTTGAAATCCACGCCGAGGCCACGTCAGAGAAGCAGGCGCTCGGCTGGTATCTCGACGGGCGCGTGACGGCGGTGGTGGGCACGCACACGCACGTGCCGACGGCGGATGCGCGCGTGCTGCCACGCGGCACGGCGTTCATGTGCGATCTGGGCATGACCGGTCCGTACACGAGCGTGCTGGGGCGGGTGGTCGACCCGATTATCGCGCGCTTCATGGACGGCATGCCGCGGCGGGTGGAAGTGGCGACGGAGGACGTGCGCATTTCGGGCGCGTTGATCGAGATCGACGCGTCGATGGCGAACGCGCGCAGCATCGAGTTGGTGACCGTCCGCCGCTGA
- the ilvB gene encoding biosynthetic-type acetolactate synthase large subunit has product MKKATSSAVPSKPDVGREMKGADCVVECLVREGVDVVFAYPGGASQELHQALARTEKIRVILPRHEQGGSFAAEGYARASGRVGVCMATSGPGATNLVSAIADAFMDSVPLVAITGQVYSKYIGKMAFQETDFFGLTLPIVKHSYLVMDVKELPRVFKEAFHLARSGRPGPVVIDIPKDVQQAKFTPTFPANVQFRSAYASATQLATDEQLKAVIALVANAKRPVIYAGGGIISAEAHKELRAFAEKTNIPVATTLMGLGAFPETHPLSMQWFGMHGAAYGNWAVDEADVLLTLGARFDDRITGDTGKFASRATIVHIDIDASEHNKNKRVQLPIISDIKHALRRLNELLAAQSFTPPDTRAWHEQIATWKKQHPFRYDDSKYIVPQAAVATLYELTKGDAIIATGVGQHQMWSAQFYRFSEPRRYISSLGLGAMGFGYPAAIGAKVAFPDRQVIDIDGDGSFMMNIQELATAKIEKIGAKAMILNNQHLGMVVQWEDRFYGSVRGNTILGDETNVGSPDNLDGLYPNFVKIAEGFGIAGRRVHLKSELKDAIQEMLDHDGPFVLDVVVPYTEHVLPMIPAGRTVKDMLLK; this is encoded by the coding sequence ATGAAAAAAGCCACCTCCTCCGCCGTGCCGTCGAAACCTGATGTGGGCCGCGAAATGAAGGGCGCCGACTGCGTCGTGGAGTGCCTGGTCCGCGAGGGCGTCGACGTCGTGTTCGCGTATCCCGGCGGTGCCTCGCAGGAGCTGCATCAGGCGCTCGCCCGCACCGAGAAGATCCGCGTCATCCTCCCGCGGCACGAACAGGGCGGCTCGTTCGCCGCCGAGGGCTACGCCCGCGCCTCGGGTCGCGTCGGCGTGTGCATGGCCACCAGCGGCCCCGGCGCCACCAATCTCGTTTCCGCGATTGCCGACGCATTCATGGACTCCGTCCCGCTGGTCGCGATCACCGGCCAGGTGTACTCGAAGTACATCGGGAAGATGGCGTTCCAGGAAACCGACTTCTTCGGGCTGACGCTCCCGATCGTGAAGCACTCCTACCTCGTCATGGACGTGAAGGAGCTGCCGCGCGTCTTCAAGGAGGCGTTCCACCTCGCCCGCAGCGGTCGTCCCGGCCCGGTCGTCATCGACATCCCGAAGGACGTGCAGCAGGCGAAGTTCACGCCGACGTTCCCGGCCAACGTCCAGTTCCGCAGCGCCTACGCCTCCGCCACCCAGCTCGCCACCGATGAACAGCTCAAAGCGGTCATCGCCTTGGTCGCGAACGCGAAGCGCCCGGTGATCTACGCCGGCGGCGGCATCATTTCCGCGGAGGCCCACAAGGAACTCCGTGCGTTCGCCGAAAAGACCAACATCCCCGTCGCCACCACGCTCATGGGGCTGGGCGCGTTCCCTGAGACTCACCCGCTCTCGATGCAGTGGTTCGGCATGCATGGCGCCGCGTACGGCAACTGGGCCGTCGACGAGGCCGACGTGCTGCTCACGCTCGGCGCCCGCTTCGACGACCGCATCACCGGCGACACCGGCAAGTTCGCCAGCCGCGCAACGATCGTGCACATCGACATCGACGCGTCGGAGCACAACAAGAACAAGCGCGTCCAGCTCCCCATCATCAGCGACATCAAGCACGCGCTGCGCCGGCTCAACGAGCTCCTCGCCGCCCAGTCGTTCACGCCCCCCGACACCCGCGCCTGGCACGAGCAGATTGCCACGTGGAAGAAGCAGCACCCGTTCCGGTACGACGACAGCAAGTACATCGTGCCGCAGGCCGCCGTCGCGACGCTCTACGAACTCACCAAGGGCGACGCCATCATCGCCACCGGCGTCGGCCAGCACCAGATGTGGTCGGCCCAGTTCTACCGGTTCTCCGAACCGCGCCGCTATATCAGCTCGCTGGGGCTCGGCGCCATGGGCTTCGGTTATCCCGCCGCGATCGGCGCCAAGGTCGCGTTCCCCGACCGCCAGGTCATCGATATCGACGGTGACGGCTCGTTCATGATGAACATCCAGGAGCTCGCCACGGCGAAGATCGAGAAGATCGGTGCGAAGGCGATGATCCTGAACAACCAGCACCTCGGCATGGTGGTGCAGTGGGAAGACCGCTTCTACGGCAGCGTCCGCGGCAACACGATTCTCGGCGACGAGACCAACGTCGGCAGCCCCGACAACCTCGACGGCCTCTATCCGAACTTCGTGAAGATCGCCGAGGGTTTCGGCATCGCCGGCCGCCGCGTCCACCTGAAGAGCGAGCTCAAGGACGCCATCCAGGAGATGCTCGACCACGATGGCCCGTTCGTCCTCGACGTGGTCGTGCCCTACACCGAGCACGTGCTGCCGATGATCCCCGCCGGCCGCACCGTAAAGGACATGCTCCTGAAGTAA
- a CDS encoding adenylate/guanylate cyclase domain-containing protein, with amino-acid sequence MSLFQKGKLRSQLHWLLLLPIPLLWCVLHQYGVLDAAENTSVDWRFRYRGELTPPVKVIYVDVDSLSLDAIGNMPWDRVYFARVAAALVNEAKVKAVGFDFVLSEAGMAESADRRKMVIGNVEFGRFLHKQPPVVLAAGYGGWHFIDVHGKRRERALPLIARERRRLEDIDPPELPAFETSPDPDKTRPFSPPFSGLIDTLDQDTRLVPAYAPTATRTYHHMAVELARLYWGLPPGSIKIGDDYLDFVRPDGGRVARVPLKDRQLIEVNWFTRWRSRYTAHVEFVDLYHYAESLVSGTAEEKATAREFFSNPEFKDAVVLVGPVDPLLQDIAPTSLDPNAVPRVGVHGNVLMTIVSGRYLQHVPRVVEHAIIFGLAVVMAAFAVMGGSRAVFAKIAALLVVGAFVAVTFTAFSRVDLVLPLVAPLGAAFSTSFAGLIWQVVAEQKAKSRIKGMFGTYLAPAVVNQMINSKRDPELGGHDAEITAYFSDIQSFSAFSEVLPSSKLGELLNEYLTACTDIVQSEMGTLDKYIGDALVAMFGAPLDAPDHAYRACIASQLVQLRAAELRAKWKSEGDKWPALVHNLRNRIGLNTGVCMIGNMGSRTRFNYTMMGDNVNLAARMESGAKSWGAYTMCTESTRLACLGHNPDRVVFRALGRIVVKGRTQPVPIHEIVGLKENVTDQTRECIALFERALERYYQRDWTGAHGLLEQSGRLEPNQPGRDGGVGTNPSLVYVDIVRHCQVEPPPPDWDGRYVMKEK; translated from the coding sequence ATGTCGCTGTTTCAGAAGGGGAAACTGAGGTCCCAGCTTCATTGGCTTCTCCTGCTGCCAATCCCGCTGCTCTGGTGCGTGCTGCATCAGTACGGGGTGCTCGACGCGGCGGAAAACACCTCCGTCGACTGGCGCTTCCGCTACCGGGGCGAGCTCACGCCGCCGGTGAAGGTGATCTATGTGGACGTCGATTCGCTGTCACTCGATGCGATCGGCAACATGCCCTGGGACCGGGTCTATTTTGCGCGCGTGGCGGCGGCGCTGGTGAACGAGGCCAAGGTGAAAGCGGTGGGTTTCGACTTCGTGCTGTCCGAGGCCGGCATGGCTGAGTCCGCCGACCGCCGGAAGATGGTGATCGGCAACGTGGAGTTCGGCCGGTTCCTGCACAAGCAACCGCCCGTGGTGCTGGCGGCGGGTTACGGCGGATGGCACTTTATCGACGTGCATGGCAAACGGCGGGAGCGGGCGCTACCCCTCATCGCGCGCGAGCGACGCCGGCTGGAGGACATCGATCCGCCGGAGTTGCCTGCGTTTGAGACCAGTCCGGATCCGGACAAGACGCGGCCATTCAGTCCGCCGTTTTCCGGGTTGATCGACACCCTTGATCAGGACACCCGGCTGGTGCCGGCCTATGCGCCGACCGCCACGCGCACCTACCATCACATGGCGGTGGAGTTGGCCCGGCTCTACTGGGGGCTGCCGCCCGGCAGCATCAAGATCGGCGACGACTACCTCGATTTCGTGCGGCCCGACGGCGGGCGCGTGGCGCGCGTGCCGCTCAAGGACCGGCAGTTGATCGAGGTGAATTGGTTCACGCGCTGGCGCTCGCGGTACACGGCGCATGTGGAGTTCGTCGATCTCTATCACTATGCGGAGTCGCTGGTGTCGGGCACCGCTGAGGAAAAGGCGACGGCCCGGGAGTTCTTTTCGAATCCGGAATTCAAGGACGCCGTCGTGCTCGTCGGGCCGGTGGATCCGCTGTTGCAGGATATCGCTCCGACCTCGCTCGATCCGAACGCGGTGCCCCGCGTCGGCGTGCACGGCAACGTGCTGATGACGATCGTGTCGGGCCGGTACCTGCAGCACGTGCCGCGGGTGGTGGAGCACGCGATCATCTTTGGCCTAGCGGTCGTGATGGCGGCCTTTGCGGTGATGGGCGGTTCGCGCGCGGTATTCGCGAAGATCGCGGCGCTGCTCGTGGTGGGGGCGTTCGTGGCGGTGACGTTCACGGCGTTCAGCCGTGTCGACCTGGTGCTGCCGCTGGTGGCGCCGCTGGGGGCGGCCTTCAGCACGAGTTTTGCAGGACTGATCTGGCAGGTCGTCGCGGAGCAGAAGGCGAAGAGCCGCATCAAGGGCATGTTCGGCACGTATCTCGCGCCCGCGGTGGTGAACCAGATGATCAACTCGAAGCGAGACCCCGAGCTCGGCGGGCACGACGCGGAGATCACGGCCTACTTCAGCGACATCCAGAGCTTCTCGGCGTTTTCCGAGGTGCTGCCCTCATCCAAGCTCGGCGAATTGCTGAACGAGTACCTCACCGCGTGCACGGACATCGTGCAGTCGGAGATGGGCACGCTCGACAAGTACATCGGCGACGCGCTCGTCGCGATGTTCGGCGCGCCGCTGGATGCGCCGGACCACGCGTACCGCGCGTGCATCGCGTCGCAGCTCGTGCAGCTGCGCGCGGCCGAGCTGCGCGCGAAGTGGAAGAGCGAAGGCGACAAGTGGCCGGCGCTCGTGCACAATCTTCGCAACCGCATCGGCCTGAATACGGGCGTCTGCATGATCGGCAACATGGGCAGCCGGACGCGTTTCAACTATACGATGATGGGCGACAACGTGAACCTGGCGGCGCGCATGGAGAGCGGCGCGAAGAGCTGGGGCGCGTACACGATGTGCACGGAGTCAACGCGGCTGGCGTGCCTCGGGCACAACCCCGACCGCGTGGTGTTTCGGGCGCTGGGCCGGATCGTGGTGAAAGGCCGCACTCAGCCGGTGCCAATCCATGAGATCGTCGGGCTGAAGGAGAACGTCACGGATCAGACCCGCGAGTGCATCGCGCTCTTCGAGCGCGCGCTGGAGCGTTACTACCAGCGGGACTGGACCGGTGCGCACGGGCTGCTCGAGCAGAGCGGGCGGCTGGAGCCGAACCAGCCCGGCCGGGACGGTGGGGTGGGCACGAATCCGTCGCTGGTGTACGTCGATATCGTGCGCCACTGCCAGGTCGAGCCGCCGCCCCCGGATTGGGACGGCCGGTATGTGATGAAGGAAAAGTGA
- a CDS encoding FecR domain-containing protein, translating to MHPRLTLWLAFFMFAAVGIVRSQTPAAPAPAPSMPPGQIVAKQVVGAVSMAVNGVTSELKNDAPVPQSAIITTAKESSVVLVFSNGATTQLGPDTVLTVEEFLQDPFSGTLAVGELKEEPTRSRTKLRMARGELVGKVAKLRHAEGSAFVIQTPVGAAGIRGTTFRIVFRPTGTGQAFAVFSISTVEGNVNFQQGGAGDQGGVGGAGQGQGQSQGQGQGQGQSGDQGQGQGQGQSGDQGQGQGQGQGQGQGQGGQGAGQGQGGGASGLAVVGGQEVVLTLSVEVNPTTGQVVMTAPPTVTSTQPISAETQALIIQMAQTLVTTASTTSFSQGETSGGSTSGSSSGGSGTSEGSGTSDGSGTTSDTGTTSGSGTTTGTGTTSGTGTTSGTGTTSGTGSTSGTGSTGGGSTPAPTSPAPTTPPATLTPGAGGS from the coding sequence ATGCACCCCCGGCTCACGCTCTGGTTGGCCTTCTTCATGTTTGCGGCGGTTGGCATCGTTCGCAGCCAGACACCGGCTGCGCCGGCTCCCGCCCCATCGATGCCGCCCGGCCAGATCGTCGCGAAGCAGGTGGTGGGCGCGGTGTCGATGGCGGTGAATGGCGTGACCTCCGAACTGAAGAACGACGCGCCGGTCCCGCAGTCTGCGATCATTACCACCGCCAAAGAATCCAGCGTCGTGCTGGTTTTCTCGAACGGCGCCACGACTCAGCTCGGACCTGACACCGTGCTTACGGTGGAAGAGTTTCTGCAGGACCCGTTCAGCGGGACGCTCGCGGTGGGTGAATTGAAGGAAGAGCCGACGCGGTCACGGACAAAGCTGCGCATGGCGCGTGGTGAACTCGTCGGCAAGGTGGCCAAGCTGCGCCACGCCGAAGGCTCGGCGTTTGTCATCCAGACCCCGGTGGGCGCGGCCGGCATCCGCGGCACCACGTTCCGCATCGTTTTCCGCCCGACCGGCACTGGTCAGGCCTTCGCCGTTTTCTCGATCAGCACGGTCGAGGGTAATGTGAACTTTCAGCAAGGCGGCGCTGGTGACCAAGGTGGGGTAGGCGGCGCCGGCCAGGGGCAGGGCCAAAGCCAAGGTCAGGGGCAAGGGCAGGGCCAGTCTGGCGACCAGGGGCAGGGCCAGGGCCAAGGGCAGTCGGGGGATCAAGGCCAAGGCCAAGGTCAGGGACAGGGCCAAGGTCAGGGGCAAGGTGGCCAAGGGGCTGGCCAAGGCCAGGGCGGCGGGGCATCGGGCCTCGCGGTGGTTGGCGGGCAGGAGGTTGTCCTTACCCTCTCGGTGGAGGTGAATCCGACGACCGGTCAGGTCGTGATGACCGCGCCGCCGACCGTGACCTCGACCCAGCCTATCAGCGCCGAAACACAGGCGCTCATTATCCAGATGGCGCAGACGCTCGTGACCACGGCGTCGACGACAAGCTTCAGTCAGGGCGAAACCAGTGGAGGCTCGACCAGCGGTTCGTCGTCTGGTGGCAGCGGTACGAGCGAAGGCAGTGGCACGAGCGACGGCAGCGGCACCACGAGCGATACCGGCACGACGTCTGGCTCCGGCACCACCACCGGTACAGGTACGACCTCCGGAACCGGTACGACGTCCGGGACGGGCACCACTTCGGGCACCGGATCGACCTCGGGTACGGGATCGACGGGCGGAGGCAGTACCCCGGCTCCGACCTCGCCGGCTCCCACGACGCCACCGGCCACTCTCACGCCTGGCGCCGGTGGCAGCTAA
- a CDS encoding O-antigen ligase family protein gives MPPTTPLVRISPWEWLQTMLLAVNLLWTTLCLGGYLPGTMVVTSWLTAALLLVHAVGWWQRARRGAGWRPHPAGWLFLPFLAYAAVNVAWVSPVHWLGWMDWLTWAQLIAVFWVVLNGNESRLTQRLLYVVLFTLAVVAVVLGCHQKFVDPTWLMLGRTQAEQFFGRASGPFGIPNSLAAFLMLLLPVAGALTLRRGASAAERVFYGWLTLVLLLGVGITISRGGWLALALALTVWPLLAAGDSWRRRMARAVLALAVVAVVGTLTYAVSPAVQERFDDLARGMGERSRPILWRAGWSMFGEKPVWGTGGGSFDVLFERYRPEGFLLTPRWAHNDYLNTLSDYGLVGFLLFFGAAGVVVVRAYRGAGQTSVGGAGGERLDALDDRWVRQAQGIGLLAFGLQLFVDFHFKLPALAMTFATLAAITVRRAWPAGSQAVARGKAWLAVPGAMAPIAAAVATVWVVVPQYRAEKLRQDGRRLINELAEEATSSPRFREHLEQAREALSAAVVLAPGNAQAWADLAYMRAQASRADPRREAILGRLAEADANRAVALAPLLAEAWVRRGVARDMQGRWNEAGDDFAKAIKLSPKSVLPWFHYAYHLAQKPAGHELAKALVEFCLRLDGKNSESLRLRDSLATGHTGR, from the coding sequence ATGCCCCCGACCACGCCGCTCGTCCGCATTTCACCCTGGGAATGGCTGCAGACCATGCTGCTGGCGGTGAACCTGCTGTGGACGACGCTGTGTCTTGGCGGCTACCTGCCGGGCACGATGGTGGTGACCAGTTGGCTGACTGCAGCACTTCTGCTGGTGCATGCGGTGGGCTGGTGGCAACGGGCGCGGCGTGGTGCCGGCTGGCGGCCTCATCCGGCAGGGTGGCTGTTCCTGCCGTTCCTGGCGTACGCGGCGGTCAATGTGGCGTGGGTTTCGCCCGTGCATTGGCTGGGCTGGATGGACTGGCTGACGTGGGCGCAGTTGATCGCGGTTTTCTGGGTGGTGCTGAACGGCAACGAATCGCGACTCACGCAGCGCCTGCTTTACGTCGTGCTGTTTACGTTGGCCGTCGTGGCGGTGGTGCTCGGCTGTCATCAGAAGTTTGTCGACCCCACGTGGCTGATGCTCGGTCGGACGCAGGCGGAGCAGTTTTTTGGGCGGGCGAGTGGTCCCTTTGGCATTCCGAACAGCCTCGCGGCGTTCCTGATGCTGCTGCTCCCGGTGGCGGGGGCGCTGACACTGCGCCGCGGCGCGAGTGCGGCCGAGCGGGTCTTCTACGGCTGGCTCACGCTCGTGCTGCTGCTGGGCGTGGGGATCACCATCAGTCGCGGCGGCTGGCTGGCGTTGGCGTTGGCGCTGACGGTGTGGCCGCTGCTGGCGGCGGGGGATTCATGGCGCCGGCGGATGGCGCGGGCGGTGCTGGCACTGGCGGTGGTCGCGGTGGTGGGGACGTTGACGTACGCGGTGTCGCCGGCCGTGCAGGAGCGGTTCGACGATTTGGCGCGCGGGATGGGGGAGCGCAGCCGGCCCATTCTCTGGCGCGCTGGTTGGAGCATGTTCGGCGAAAAGCCGGTGTGGGGGACGGGAGGCGGCAGCTTCGATGTGCTGTTCGAACGGTATCGTCCGGAGGGCTTCCTACTGACCCCGCGTTGGGCGCATAACGACTATCTCAATACGCTAAGCGATTATGGCCTCGTCGGCTTCCTGCTGTTTTTTGGCGCGGCGGGGGTCGTCGTGGTGCGCGCGTATCGGGGTGCGGGGCAGACGTCGGTTGGCGGAGCGGGAGGGGAACGGCTCGACGCGCTCGACGATCGCTGGGTGCGGCAGGCGCAGGGGATTGGACTGCTGGCCTTTGGGCTGCAGCTTTTCGTGGACTTCCATTTCAAGCTGCCGGCGCTCGCGATGACCTTTGCCACGCTCGCGGCGATCACGGTGCGCCGGGCTTGGCCGGCTGGTTCGCAGGCGGTCGCGCGAGGAAAGGCGTGGCTGGCGGTGCCGGGTGCGATGGCGCCGATCGCTGCTGCAGTCGCGACTGTTTGGGTGGTCGTGCCGCAGTACCGGGCAGAGAAGCTGAGGCAGGACGGACGTCGGCTCATCAACGAGTTGGCGGAGGAGGCAACCAGCTCGCCCCGGTTCCGCGAACACCTGGAACAGGCTCGGGAAGCGCTTTCGGCCGCGGTCGTCCTCGCACCCGGCAACGCGCAGGCCTGGGCCGATCTTGCGTACATGCGGGCCCAAGCATCGCGAGCGGACCCCCGGCGGGAGGCAATCTTGGGGCGACTCGCCGAAGCCGATGCCAACCGCGCGGTTGCGCTGGCGCCGCTCCTGGCCGAGGCGTGGGTGCGTCGCGGTGTCGCCCGGGACATGCAGGGAAGGTGGAACGAAGCCGGGGATGACTTTGCCAAGGCGATCAAACTTAGCCCCAAGTCGGTTCTGCCATGGTTCCATTACGCGTACCATCTGGCCCAAAAGCCCGCAGGTCATGAACTTGCTAAAGCATTGGTGGAGTTCTGCTTGAGGCTGGATGGGAAAAATTCCGAAAGCCTGCGGTTGCGCGACTCCCTGGCGACCGGCCATACTGGGCGGTAA
- a CDS encoding glutamine synthetase beta-grasp domain-containing protein, whose protein sequence is MAKIKLEYIWLDGYQPVANLRSKTKIIDGEYGSLKLADLPVWGFDGSSTRQAEGKSSDCLLKPVALYPDCTRTNAYLVMSEVLLPNGQPHPTNSRATIPDDEGTWFGFEQEYFFFKNGKPLGFPDDGFPAPQGPYYTGVGYSNVGSIARELTEKHIDICLAAGINIEGINAEVAKGQWEFQIFGKGSKSAADQMWVARYILVRLCEAYGVDVEFHCKPIRGVYNAPLDWNGSGMHSNFSTKHMREVGGKDYFDRLMAAFSKYMDEHIAVYGPENHLRLTGLHETQSIDKFSFGVADRGASVRVPHSFINSGYKGYLEDRRPNSAADPYLVAGRILKTILTVPTK, encoded by the coding sequence ATGGCGAAGATCAAACTGGAATACATCTGGCTCGATGGCTATCAGCCGGTCGCGAACCTTCGTTCCAAGACGAAGATTATTGATGGCGAGTACGGCAGCTTGAAGCTGGCCGACTTGCCGGTCTGGGGCTTCGACGGCAGTTCAACGCGCCAGGCCGAGGGCAAGAGCTCCGACTGCCTCCTCAAGCCCGTCGCCCTCTATCCTGACTGTACGCGGACCAACGCGTATCTGGTCATGTCCGAGGTGCTGCTGCCGAATGGCCAGCCGCATCCGACGAACAGCCGGGCGACGATTCCGGATGACGAGGGTACCTGGTTCGGTTTCGAGCAGGAGTATTTCTTCTTCAAGAACGGCAAGCCGCTCGGCTTCCCGGATGATGGTTTTCCGGCGCCCCAGGGTCCGTACTACACCGGCGTTGGCTACAGCAACGTGGGCTCGATCGCCCGTGAGCTGACCGAGAAGCACATCGACATCTGCCTCGCGGCGGGGATCAACATCGAGGGCATCAACGCCGAGGTGGCGAAGGGCCAGTGGGAGTTCCAGATCTTCGGCAAGGGTTCGAAGAGCGCGGCCGACCAGATGTGGGTCGCCCGGTACATCCTGGTGCGTCTCTGCGAGGCGTACGGCGTCGACGTCGAGTTCCACTGCAAGCCGATCCGGGGCGTGTACAACGCGCCGCTCGACTGGAACGGCTCGGGCATGCACTCGAATTTCTCGACCAAGCACATGCGCGAAGTCGGCGGCAAGGACTACTTCGACCGCCTGATGGCCGCGTTCAGCAAGTACATGGACGAGCACATCGCCGTGTACGGGCCGGAGAACCACCTGCGCCTGACGGGTCTCCACGAGACGCAGTCGATCGACAAGTTCAGCTTCGGCGTGGCCGATCGTGGTGCGTCGGTGCGCGTTCCGCACAGCTTCATCAACAGCGGCTACAAGGGCTATCTCGAGGATCGCCGTCCGAACTCCGCCGCTGACCCGTATCTGGTCGCGGGCCGGATCCTTAAGACGATTCTCACCGTCCCGACCAAATAA
- a CDS encoding serine/threonine protein phosphatase has translation MQEMKDTARAMVRIGFDGRVYKTYRGHRARERFDHETRVLRHLEARGCDFVPRVLEADPKGLRLVTTNCGGRVEHLGEQRQVEIFAELEKYGIRHEDRALRNITYRTSDGRFCIIDFEFATILDDAGNEIATLKPSPDA, from the coding sequence ATGCAAGAGATGAAGGACACCGCCCGCGCCATGGTGCGGATCGGCTTCGACGGCCGGGTCTACAAGACCTACCGCGGGCATCGTGCCCGGGAGCGGTTCGACCACGAGACCCGGGTTCTGCGGCATCTCGAAGCCCGGGGGTGCGACTTCGTCCCGCGCGTTCTCGAAGCCGATCCGAAGGGCCTCCGTCTCGTCACCACCAACTGCGGCGGCCGCGTCGAACACCTGGGCGAGCAGCGCCAGGTCGAGATCTTCGCCGAGTTGGAGAAATACGGCATCCGCCACGAGGACCGCGCGTTACGAAACATCACGTACCGCACCTCCGACGGCCGGTTCTGCATCATCGACTTCGAATTCGCCACGATCCTCGACGACGCCGGCAACGAGATCGCCACCCTCAAGCCCTCTCCCGACGCATGA